The DNA sequence ccacccctctcacagagagcagaggcccaggagagggaggggatTGCTCCCTGAGTCCTGAGGACCAGCgggcccccagctgcctggggggAAGGGTGTGCACTCCCACCCCCTGACTCTGGCCTGTCTTTCCTGTAGGTACTTCCTGGACTCTACCTTGGAAACTTCATTGGTGAGCACTGCCCACTCTGTCCCAAGGCCATGGCTCTCTGCTTGTCCCAGGCCTGTGCCCATGAACCTTGGGCATGCTCAGgaatggggctgggggcagggacgGGATGCCAGGctaggaggggacaggaggatTAAGGGGACATGGGCAGGAGAATGTCCCCAGTGCAAAGGGCTCAGAAAACTGGACTCCTGGCAAGTCTGCACCTGCTCTGAGCCTTGGCTTCTCCCTCTGCACAAGGCCCAACTGTCTCTAAGGGTTCTTCAGGCCCCGGGGTTCTGGGCTGAAGTCTGGTTGGGGGTGCTGCTGGGAAACTGGGATCCCTACCCCTACCCCCTACAGCCTCCTCCTCAGAAGGAGGTCCCTGAAGACTGGCCTCTACCTCAGTAACTTCTTGATGAGCACTGCCCACTCTGTCCCAAGGCCACAGCACTCTGCTTGTCCCAGGCCTGTGCTAACAGACAAGCTGGTCCAGGGCTTGGGGGACCCAAGACTGGAAAAGTCACTTCCATCTGTGGAGTCAGAGAAAGCTTCAGAGAGGGAGGGTGTCTGCACTGGGGCAGGgcctcccccacccatcccatCCTCTACCTGGCTTAACCACTTCCCTCCCATAAACCCTGCTCCCTTCCTCTTTGGAAGATGCCTCAGTAGTTCACAACACTTGATTTCTGAGTATTTGGCTTGTAATGTCTGAAGCCTCTTTAAGTGTGttagctccatgaaggcaggggccATGAACTTGATCCCACACCCCCATGCTCAGCCAAGGCTACACATAGTACACTCAGTAAACGTGCTGAATGAGTTAAGTGAACATATGGAGGCAGAGGGACATGTGTTATTTATTCTGATTATCAAAGGTCTGTATATACTGGAAACCCAGCCCTTAGAGATGGTACTGATAGCAGTGTGGTTTATGTCCCTGGGTCGGCTTTCATATATCTTTGTAGATGCAggtataatatttaaaacaaaagtggAAACCTATTTGGCATGCTCTTCTGTAACCTGTTTCCCATTTAGTAATATATTGTGGACACAATTGCACATCAGCACATAGAAATCTTTTCAACGGCTACAAAGTATTCGAGTATGAATGTACCATTATTTGTCCAGTCCTCttttgatggacatgtaggttgctcccattttttaaactatttctgaTGTATTTAATGTTATAAGCAGTCCTGCAGAAAATACCATCCTTCCACACACAGCTTTCTGTGGAAGCAAAGCCTTCTGTAGACAAGATTCCTGGAAGTAAAGTTGCTGGGTCAAGGATATGCCAGGGAAGTGGGTTTGTGATGGAAAGAACAGCATAGGGAAGGCCGGGATGATGCTGGGCTGTTACTTGTGGGTGCACCAGAGGAAGGACTGAAGCCTAGGAGTGGGACAGAACCTGTCATACCAGTCGCAGGAAATGGCAAAGGAATAGGAAGCTGGTGGAAGGTGGGCCaaggtggcaagggagggatgggagggaagCTGGGCAGCAAGCTCCTGCCTAACTTGGCCATCAGGAACACATAATTCATACCTACCAGATTGGCTGAAGCATCCTGTGTCTTTCAGATGCCAAAGACCCAGATCAGCTGGGCCGGAATAAGATCACACACATCATCTCCATCCATGAgtcaccccagcctctgctgcaGGTACTCCTTACCCCCATCCTCAGGCTGTGCAAAGGTAGGGAAGGTGGCTTCAAAGCTGGCTTGTTTTACAGAAGCACCCGATTTGATTGCTGTttggcaactgaggctcagagaggcaaagtaacttgcctaaggtcacacattCAGGAAGCTGAGGAGCTGGGATCTGAATACAGACCATCTGGCCCAGAGGCCTCACACTGAACCTtaaacacccccccccccacatggGCTTCCCATTTCCCACCTGAGAGATGACTCTCCAAAGAGATGATCCTGAGCTGTGACTTTACCTCTCTGACTACCCCTAgggggctgttgtgaggatgcaAAGGGGCTACATACAGGAGGCTAAAGATTCTTTGCACACTGTAAAGCATAGCCCTTACCAGAGGATGGTGCTTGGAAAAGAGGGGTGAGGATGCTATAACCTAGAGGAGGAAAGTAAGAAATTCAGACCCCGTGTGCTAGAGTCAGGAGCCCTGAGTTCACATCTTCACTGCTTACTCTCCATAATCTTGGGCACAGGACTTGAACTCTATGAGCCTCAGTTGCCTGATCTGTAGAATGGGAATTTTAAAACAGCACCTAACTCACTGAGTTGTTGAGAGCCatataataggtactcaataaaggATAGCTGATACAATAACAAAGTTAATAATATTCTTATCCCATAAACAGAGCTTCTCCCTGCTTGTCAGTTAGAGTCTGTGTCACCCACTGAAGGGAAGGAACTGTGGGTGGGAAAAGGCTCTGGAAATCTGAGATCCAGACCAGGTTCTAGatttgctgtgtggccttgggcagggtCCTACTCTCTCTGGGCCTTCATTTTCCCTTGTATCAGATTTGATGGTCTCTAAAAGCAATCTCCAATGATCTGTGATTCTCAGTGTCATTCAAAGACAAAATGTCCAAGTCAACAGAGTCCAGTTTTGCTTTGAAGGGCAggcttgttttgaagtctttggaGTAGTCAGTCACTAAATTGAATGGAGAAGGTTCTCAAGCCATGAATGTATTTTCTAATGAAATGACTGCTCACAGAATGAGTCCCTGCTCCAACAACCCTCCCTCTTTGCACAAGCAGTTTTCCCACCCTGTCCATCAGTGATTTTACCAGTCAGGCTTTGATGATGCCGTGCAAACCCAAGGCCAAATGTGTTGCAAAGTGAAACTACAGACCTTGCAAAAAATGTAGGACTGCATGACCTTGGGAAAAGTGAGTTAGAGAAGGGCTGAAATCTGCAAAGCCATTAACAAATGAGGACCTGGCCTGGTGTCCCTGAGCTACTGGCTGGTGGTGAGCCTGGAACTTGAAAAGAGCCATTTGAATATCAAAGGTTGAAGAGATCCTTGAGAAAAGTGATTCTTAGAATGTGGGCAGAAATCATCTTTATGATCTTGTGTGAAGGTTAAGCATGCAGCGAAGGATGTCATAGCCAGTTTGTTGGAGATATTACTGACAATTCATtccttgattatttttataattagaacATAGTTTTATACCCACAATTCATGAACTATAAACTTATTTTcatagtttctgtttcttttcaagGTAATAAAATCTGCTTTGCCCTTCTTACTGTGTGGTTTCACAATCCTCATTCAGAGGGGAGTCACTTTCAGTGGCCCTTTCCCAGCTATTAATTAAAAGTTCCCTGGATGCTTTTTATGAAATCCTCATACCCAAGTCACCTACAGGGTTAGGATATCATCTTCTCAGAAAGTTCTGGAACCACAAATGGTCAGAGCTGGGAGGCCCTCAGAGATGGCATCTACCCTCTCTGGACAGAGAGAGCAATAGTGGTCCAGAGAGGGGCAGGAACTGACCTGGGGTCATGAGTTGCTTGGGTGGCCCTGGCCAGGGCCCCCAACTGCCCATGTGTGTTTTGTACTTGCAGGACATAACCTACCTTCGCATCCCAGTGGCTGATGCCCCTGAGGTACCCATGTAAGTTCCCCTTAATGGACCAACAGATGGACAGACAACTGCCTTCTCTGGTGGcagtagggagggtgggaggtggtCTGAGGGAGAACAGAGAGGACACAGGCCAGATAGCTGTCTTGGGGTCACCCACCCATAGGTTTGATTCTGTCTCAGCTATACCCTTGCCTGTGATTCTGGTGAAGACTCTTAACCTCCAGTCTCTTCAGTTATGAAATAGAGAAAGTACCCCTGTGGATTTGGAAGGGTCAGGCTCAGTCTTTTTCTGGCCTTGGAGTTAAGACATCTGGGTTCTGGCAGGCTTTGCCATTTactttctgtgtgaccttggacaaattgctttccctctctgagagggaaaatgggggTGTAGTCATCATCAAGCAGGCTTTGAAAGATCAGATGGCACAGGTTCAGGATTAGGATAGGGCCTGGCATATAATAGGGGCTCAGAAAGcaagatttttatttgttattagcAATGTTATTTGCGATTAGCAATGCCTCCCTGCCTGGGAGGGACCCAGAGAGACACACTCCTGCCCCTTGGGAATCTTGCTCCCAGCCCCTTTGCTGACCAACATTGTCTGCAGGTGCTCAGACTGCAGACCTGTGGGAGTCCTGTGTCTCTTCCCACAAATTTCCTTGAAAGGTCAAGATAAACCCTCTGTGACAATAGGATCCCAGGGCCCACTGGAGAGGTGCCTGTGTGTGGGATTTGCCATCATTGACCTCTCTTACCACCTGAAACGCCACCATTACTCCTTCAAATACTCCTCCATCTGTGCTACAGTACTGGCCCCTATTCATTGCACACACCGGCTGGCTCGCTGACCTGAGGATCCAGGGCTCTCGGTCTCTTGCCAGCCCATAAATGGGGAGGGGGACGGGGACAACTCCTAGGAGGCCTGCCGCCAGTGCTCCCTGTCCTGTTGTTTTTCTCTAGCAAAAAACACTTCAAAGAATGTATCAACTTCATCCACTGTTGCCGCCTCAATGGGGGAAACTGCCTTGTGCACTGGTGAGTAAGGGGTGTGGGGGGAGAGGAGAAGAGTGGCTGTCCTCCAACCTCAACACACACTAGTCCTGTGGGGAATGAGCAGCCTGTGAATGGAGCTTTCCCAGCCTGTCACCACACCTGACAGCCTACCCTTCATCTGATTGAGGCTGATGGGGCTCAGATCAGGGCCCTATCAGCTGTGTGTGCCAGCTGTGTGGCCATGGCCAAAGAGCTATTTCTCTCTTaagattcagttttctcatctgtaacatgaggGAGAGAATGTTGACCTGAAGGGTATTAGGAGGGATAATTGAGGTCATGCAGGTAGCCCAGCACCCTCCCATATTCTAgctccctcttctcccctccagGCCTTTGGAGTGATACGACAGGGCATTGGGGAACCCCGGCTGGGAGACAGGGCCCCTGTGTCTTCCCAGGGGCCCCTGGCTCAACTGATAGCACTCATCCCATAACCTCTCACAGAATACCCACCCCTCCTGGGCTCCAGGCCAGCTCTGTCGGAGCCCCAGCCATAAAacagctcctcctccagccctgcctctcatgcttcttccctccttcccctgctccAGCTGCACTGGCCATCTCCCCCTTCTTGAAATCCATGGGCTCCCACCTCATGGTCTGCCCAGAACATTCTCAACTAACCCTTACACAGCTCTCAGGACTCAGCTGGATGTCACTTCCTTGGGAACCCCTTCCCTAACCCTCCCCAGCCTCTCTACTAGATCAGTGCCTCTTCTTATAGGATCTCCTAACCCCTGGACTCATCTTCAAAGCGATTATTGCCACCTAAATTTGTTTCCCTGGTTAGTGTCTGTCTCCCCCAACCATACTGGACGCCTCAGGatggcagggaccatgtctgtttTATTCTGCACTATATacccagtgcctgaaaaaataaCAGGATATCagggaatgtttgttgaatgaatgaagaagctGATGTTTCACTCAGGCCTTTGATGTGAAAGAGGGGatattccaggcaaagggaacagcatggGCAAAGACCTGAAAATGTGGGAAGACAGGTCCTGGCAGGTTCCTTATGGCTGGAGCTCAGAAGACAAAGGTGGGAGAGGTGAAGTGGGGATGGGGAGTCGGGGAGACATGGGGGAAATTTGGGCCTTACCTTAAGCCTTGGGGGGTGGTATCCCAGCTTTGCAGGCATCTCCCGAAGTACAACCATTGTGACGGCATATGTGATGACAGTGACGGGGCTTGGCTGGAGGGATGTGCTTGAAGCCATCAAGGCCACCCGGCCCATCGCCAACCCCAACCCGGGCTTCAGGCAGCAGCTTGAAGAGTTTGGCTGGGGCAGTTCCCGGAAGGTACGGGCTGGGCagagaggctggggcaggggtgagAGACTTCTTTCCACTTGAGCTGAGCACTGACTGGAAACAGTTTAGCCCATGCTTCAGACCTGGCAGATTTTTCTAGGGTCTCGAACTTGTAGCCCTTGAGCTAATCTAACCTTACCTGTTATTTTGTTTGGATAGccagttgttttcttttccttttttatttagaatttgaaTGCCTTTGGGCCAGACTAAGGATCTTTCTATTTGGCCAGGTCCCAGCACCGCCTGCTCTACTGGCCTGGAACCTGAAGGCATTTGAGCATTTGGCCCCTCTGGGGAGAAATGCCTAACCCCTGCTTCACCCCTGGGTCCTTGATGAGGCCAAAGCAGTTCCTTCTCTTATGCCCACTGGGCAAAGGGCATATGGATATGCCAGGAACTGAGGCTCCCTGGGAATAAGGgatgagaggcagagagaaaagcatCAAGTGTAGGAAAGCTCTCATCAGGTGGCAGGCTAGCACCCAGAGGCCTATCTGCAAGGCTGCATTATGAATGAGCCAGGCAAGGAAGAGCCCCTGCGTGAGTGGAGTGGTTGTGCAGTGGGGCGGGGCTAACGTGGTCCCCACTGTGCAGGGGGGTGGCTCTAGCAGGCCTGAAAGATGGAGTGTCAAGGGGAAGGGGttcaggggaagggagggaactAATAGCGGGGCAGGGGGCCCATGAGGGGAATGGAAACTCGGAAGGAAGGCTGAGGATGCTCTGGAAGGGGAGGGGCTTAGCGAGGCGCCGGAGGCTCGCACTGGGAGGACGCTGTGAGGATCCGACGCCGACCCGCCCCCTCCCGACGTCTCCGTCTCCGCCCCCGCCTCCCCCCAGCTTCGCCGGCAGCTGGTGGAGCGCTTCGGAGAGATCCCTTTCCGCGACGAGGACGAGGTGCGCGCGCTGCTGCCGCTGAGCAAGCGCTGCCGGCAGAGCCCATCGACCCCGGCCGCCTCGCCCGCGCCGCACTCCTCAGCGTCGGAGGGGACCCTGCAGCGCCTGGTGCCGCGGGCCGCCCGGGACGCCCACCGGCCGTTGCCGCTGCTGGCGCGCGTCAAGCAGGCTTTCTCTTGCCTCCCGCGGTGTCTGACCCTCAAAGGCGGCAAGTGAGGAGCCGGCCGCACTCTCCTGCCCCTGCGACTGGTCCCCTTCGAGGGCTGTCTGGCTCTCCCAGGTCTCCGGGACAGGTCCAGAGCCTTGGGAGCCCCGCGGCGGCCAGatccctgcccccgcccccgcccccgagGCCCGCCTCGCTTGTCTTGCGTCTGCAGTGTGTCCTGCGTCTGTGCGTCTCCGTGTCTGGGTTGGCCTGCTGCAGCCACCTGGTGCCTTAgtcctggggcagggagaggggcaccTGGGTCTCTACCCTTTAAAGGCAGCGGGAATGGGAGGGGGTCGGTGAGTGGGGACTGGAATGGGCCTGGGGGATATTAAAGATACAGAAGCTGCCTGTCCGAGCACTTGTCAATCATTCTGCAAAGGTGGGTACCGGACAGCAGGACACTgcaggggcaggtgcctggagggCCCAGAGATGGGAGGCGGTCTGCATCCCCTGGGACCTGAGGAGTCTGCTACCCTAAAGAAACTGCAGTCTTCAGGGCTGAATTCTAAGAGTACTCCGACTTCCCTGACCCTTACCCCATCCCTCCCTGGAGCCCTGGTGTCCTGAAAAGGTCTCTGAACCCTCCTCTCTGGACCTCTTCCCCCTCCCTGagcccctttcccttccctgttCGCAAATACTAGCTAATAAGATATAGTAGTATGCCTCCCTCCTGCCTTATTTTTTACATGCAGGAGTTCACCTAATTCtcagggaggaaactgaggttcagagagatcaGGCAGCTTGCCCGAGGACACACAGCTAAGATAGGGGAGGCTGGATTTGAACCTAGCAAGTTTGTTTCCCAGGGTGGTTAAGCAGCAGTTCCTCCTGGTCTCCGAGGTTACTGGTGAGGAGTAACCCACCCCAGCTAGTGTGAATCACCCTTCCCACCTAGAATTTAAACTCCTGAGCAGCCACTGAGGTGGGAGAGCCTCAGGGCAgccaaaaaaaaatcagccaacTGACTCCAAATGAACAGAGGTCACCAGAGCCTGATCTTTCACAAACTACAATTAACTTGGGAGTTGAGAGGAGTCTGAAATAGCTTCATCTAATGCCCACCTGAATGGGTTTTTTATTATGTACCAAGCCTGTGTTCAGGGCTGTAGGGGAGGCCCAGATTCTACCGTTGGGGGTGGGATGACCTTCACCTGATTCCCAACCTACTCTGTATTCATTGAGCAAATGCTTGTTGAATACCTACCATGCAGCAGGCATTGTGCTGGGCAATGGGAATACAGCAGTAAGAAAAACCCTTGCCTTCGTGTTGCTGACATTCTAATGGGAAAGACACCAGATAAAAGAAAATGGGTGGTAGTGAAGGAGTTAACCCTTTTCCTATCTGTGGGggaagcattccaggcagagggaacagtcagTGAAAGGCCTTGAGGTAGGATCATTTGTGAAGAGCAAGGTGGCCAGACCCACCAGAGTGCAGGGTGTCTGTGGTTCTCTTGGCTGATTAGTGGCACCACCAGCTGTCTGGTTTAAAACACCTTTCTACTTCTGCTGGTGTCtccctgtatttttaaaaaccaacatgGCCCTATCACCTGTAGGGCAAAGCAAAGCACCTTGATCTGATGTTCCAGGCCCTTCATGATGCTCCCCCACTTTCATCTCTGCTTTCACCACACTCTGACtcaacaaatacaataataatatcactcatttattgagcactcattATTGGCCAGACAATGTGCTAAGCACTTAACCctcatctcatttaaccttcaagCAACCCTATGAAACAGGTGTTGCTgtttaacagataaggaaactgagattgGTGTCCAAGGGCCCCAGCTAGCAAATAGtggggctgggatttgaatctaggCAGTCTGACTATGGACCCTAATCACTATGACTCTGCCACccagaaaaatgaagagattgCTTGTCACACTCAAGACCCCTGCTTAGACATAATTATCACTCTTGTATTTAATCATATGAAGTGTATTGTGCCCCACTGGAGCCCTACAGGTCTGAATTTGAATCCTGGTGTGACTGGAAGTGTCAGAAAGGTGGCTGCTGGTATTTGAGGACAGACGGTAGAGAGCATGAAGAAGGTCCCCCGACAGGTACACATGAGGGATGGTGCTACAGCCTCTGGTCactgctggctggctgggtgtCCAGCTCTGTGCCCTAGGCAGTGAAGGGTGGTTTCTCtctcttggagcctcagtttctccatgtaCACAGCAAGGGGTGGAACAGTCTGAACTACTAGACCTCTTTCATGTCCCAACCCCACTTTGACAATTTAGTGAAAGATACAAACCCTAGAAAAATGCGTaggcatgaaaaactttgcatGCACTTTGTGAGGGGAGGGTGCCGGACCTCACCAGGAGTCCGTGAATGCCAGATATGGCTGTGGGAGGCAGTGCGGTGCTCTGCTTAGGCTCTTGGGTTCTGGGGGCAGAGAAACACAGTTCAGGTCCAACATACTAGCTCTCTGCCCCTGTTACAGggctttaacctctctgagcctcagtcttccgAATGATAAAATGAGTAATTATACTCATCTCACATGCTGCTTTGAGACTGCTGGGACACCACAGGAAAGGATTCCACCAGGCCCAGCACTCAGTAAATGGGGACTCCCAGTATTTAAGGAACTAGTTCCCCAAGTCTGGCCCATGGACTACCTGGATCAGAATCGCATGAGGGAACTCCTTAGAAAACCTGATTCTGCAGGCCTGAACGGAGGCTAGGAGTGTGCCTTTTAAATTAGTCTCTGTTTCCCGGTTCTGATGGGAGTCAGAGAAGTACCATGCCTTTCCAGCCTCTGCAGTCCAGTTCCTGAAAAGACAAGTTTCTGGTAGGCTGGCAAGAGCACAGAACAGGGGAAGGGATGCGGCTGCCGCTGGGTGCTTGTTGTGGCCCCCGCTAGGGACGGGCAGAACCCGGGCTACCCTCCAGTGGGTCTTGGCGTCCCACTGTGCCTCTAGCTGTCTCGCTGTCGGAGGCCCGACGCCCTGCTGGCCGGGCCATCACGGGGAGGGGCGAAAGGAAAGGCTTCCCGGAGACGGGGCGGAATGGAAAGCGAAACCGGCCTGCCCAGACTTTCGCTTTCGCCGCCTCCCCTCGCCATCCAGGGGGTCCCCGTTCCCCTGTCGCGCTGGGGTGCAGCCGTCGCGGCACTGCGTCCTCGAGGACCGGCGACCCCTGGCGGAGAGAGGAGGCGTAGGTCCCCGACGGCAGGAGGCCGATGGCGGAGGCCGAGGGTCCCCTGCGCCTCCGCGACTGGCTAGTGGCTCAGATCGAGAGTGGGGGCTACGCCGGGTCGCGCTGGGAGGACGCGGGCATGACAGTCTTCCGCATCCGCTGGAAGCACGCAGCCAAGCAGGGCTACCAGGCGCGGCAAGACGCGGTGATCTTCAGGGTAAGACGGCGGGGCCGCAGAGCGCTTTGGGTGCGCCAGGTCCCAGCGTCCCCGCAGACCGACGTGCTGGTCCAGGGCCTCAGTTGTCTATAGGTTGTGAGTAGTGTTCATATATGGGAGACGCTCAGATACCCTCTTCAAATAGACTCAGCCGGGCTGCAAGACTGGCGGCacccccccaacctctcaggggGCCTCTCCACGGGGAAATTAGATGCCACTGATGGGAATTCCCTCAACTTCCCACCCTCAAACCGCCAACCCCTGCAGCCTGGGGACATTATCTGCTTTCCAATATCAGCCTTTCTCGGGGACCTCCTCCAGGGATGCCTTCCCTTTCCTCAGTCATCATTAACTTCCTCCAAACCGGCTCCTTCCCATCAGCGTTTAATCTCT is a window from the Manis javanica isolate MJ-LG chromosome 5, MJ_LKY, whole genome shotgun sequence genome containing:
- the DUSP15 gene encoding dual specificity protein phosphatase 15 isoform X5; the protein is MTEGVGGACGGGSTVISLTGRGPLAAAAAGQAWAGPRTPGPLFPARLQAPGPGCQRSGDPSALRAASWGYFLDSTLETSLMPKTQISWAGIRSHTSSPSMSHPSLCCRYSLPPSSGCAKDITYLRIPVADAPEVPIKKHFKECINFIHCCRLNGGNCLVHCFAGISRSTTIVTAYVMTVTGLGWRDVLEAIKATRPIANPNPGFRQQLEEFGWGSSRKLRRQLVERFGEIPFRDEDEVRALLPLSKRCRQSPSTPAASPAPHSSASEGTLQRLVPRAARDAHRPLPLLARVKQAFSCLPRCLTLKGGK
- the DUSP15 gene encoding dual specificity protein phosphatase 15 isoform X7; translation: MTVTGLGWRDVLEAIKATRPIANPNPGFRQQLEEFGWGSSRKLRRQLVERFGEIPFRDEDEVRALLPLSKRCRQSPSTPAASPAPHSSASEGTLQRLVPRAARDAHRPLPLLARVKQAFSCLPRCLTLKGGK
- the DUSP15 gene encoding dual specificity protein phosphatase 15 isoform X6; protein product: MTEGVGGACGGGSTVISLTGRGPLAAAAAGQAWAGPRTPGPLFPARLQAPGPGCQRSGDPSALRAASWGYFLDSTLETSLMPKTQISWAGIRSHTSSPSMSHPSLCCSKKHFKECINFIHCCRLNGGNCLVHCFAGISRSTTIVTAYVMTVTGLGWRDVLEAIKATRPIANPNPGFRQQLEEFGWGSSRKLRRQLVERFGEIPFRDEDEVRALLPLSKRCRQSPSTPAASPAPHSSASEGTLQRLVPRAARDAHRPLPLLARVKQAFSCLPRCLTLKGGK
- the DUSP15 gene encoding dual specificity protein phosphatase 15 isoform X4; protein product: MTEGVGGACGGGSTVISLTGRGPLAAAAAGQAWAGPRTPGPLFPARLQAPGPGCQRSGDPSALRAASWGYFLDSTLETSLMPKTQISWAGIRSHTSSPSMSHPSLCCSKKHFKECINFIHCCRLNGGNCLVHWQREQHGQRPENVGRQVLAGSLWLELRRQSFAGISRSTTIVTAYVMTVTGLGWRDVLEAIKATRPIANPNPGFRQQLEEFGWGSSRKLRRQLVERFGEIPFRDEDEVRALLPLSKRCRQSPSTPAASPAPHSSASEGTLQRLVPRAARDAHRPLPLLARVKQAFSCLPRCLTLKGGK
- the DUSP15 gene encoding dual specificity protein phosphatase 15 isoform X1, producing MTEGVGGACGGGSTVISLTGRGPLAAAAAGQAWAGPRTPGPLFPARLQAPGPGCQRSGDPSALRAASWGCARTPAPGIMGNGMTKVLPGLYLGNFIDAKDPDQLGRNKITHIISIHESPQPLLQDITYLRIPVADAPEVPIKKHFKECINFIHCCRLNGGNCLVHWQREQHGQRPENVGRQVLAGSLWLELRRQSFAGISRSTTIVTAYVMTVTGLGWRDVLEAIKATRPIANPNPGFRQQLEEFGWGSSRKLRRQLVERFGEIPFRDEDEVRALLPLSKRCRQSPSTPAASPAPHSSASEGTLQRLVPRAARDAHRPLPLLARVKQAFSCLPRCLTLKGGK
- the DUSP15 gene encoding dual specificity protein phosphatase 15 isoform X3; its protein translation is MTEGVGGACGGGSTVISLTGRGPLAAAAAGQAWAGPRTPGPLFPARLQAPGPGCQRSGDPSALRAASWGCARTPAPGIMGNGMTKVLPGLYLGNFIDAKDPDQLGRNKITHIISIHESPQPLLQDITYLRIPVADAPEVPIKKHFKECINFIHCCRLNGGNCLVHCFAGISRSTTIVTAYVMTVTGLGWRDVLEAIKATRPIANPNPGFRQQLEEFGWGSSRKLRRQLVERFGEIPFRDEDEVRALLPLSKRCRQSPSTPAASPAPHSSASEGTLQRLVPRAARDAHRPLPLLARVKQAFSCLPRCLTLKGGK
- the DUSP15 gene encoding dual specificity protein phosphatase 15 isoform X2 — translated: MTEGVGGACGGGSTVISLTGRGPLAAAAAGQAWAGPRTPGPLFPARLQAPGPGCQRSGDPSALRAASWGYFLDSTLETSLMPKTQISWAGIRSHTSSPSMSHPSLCCRYSLPPSSGCAKDITYLRIPVADAPEVPIKKHFKECINFIHCCRLNGGNCLVHWQREQHGQRPENVGRQVLAGSLWLELRRQSFAGISRSTTIVTAYVMTVTGLGWRDVLEAIKATRPIANPNPGFRQQLEEFGWGSSRKLRRQLVERFGEIPFRDEDEVRALLPLSKRCRQSPSTPAASPAPHSSASEGTLQRLVPRAARDAHRPLPLLARVKQAFSCLPRCLTLKGGK